DNA from Stutzerimonas decontaminans:
GAGGCCATCACTTACGCAATCGACCAAGTAACCACATTCGATAAGACCCTGCTGCAAGTATTCCGCAGCTTTGATCTCGTCTTCGACAACCAGGATGCGCATGTTTTCAGGTAACTCGGCAAGGAGGTGCGCGGTAAGCGGAACCAAAAAAATCCATGTAGTAACTAGGTCAAGACGAAAGCGGCTTGGCTCTAGCGTGAAAGGCAGAGGCGAAAAGATCTGCCCAGGGAAGCGGGAAGCACTTTAACGCGGTAAAAGCCCTGTGAGGGCTATCTTGCGAATTTGTAATCTACCGGTCATTTGGTTGACCCGCAGCGCGAGCGGGTGCACCAAACGAAAAAAGGCGCCCTGATGGGCGCCTGAAACACATCTTCAAACCAAGGGAGCAAAACTAAAGAAGATGTGGTGTTGCTCATGGTGTTTCACAAGATCGAGAGAGGGTACTCGGCGATGAATCGGACCTCATCGAGGTCGGACTCGAAAGCAGTCGCCCGCGTGGTAGCCTGGCGCACCCGCAGAGACAAATCCTTGAGAGAGCCAGTCTGTACAACGTAGCGGGCTTCGACGTCGCGTTCCCAGCGGTTCTGTCCCGTCAGCGGCGCACCGTTATCGTCTTGGCGCATGTACACCTCGTTCGCGTTGCTGTAATCGGCGCCCCAACCGCGGGCGTAGCGGGTCATGAAAGTAAGCCCGGGTATGCCGTACTCCGCCATGTTCAGGTCGTAGCGCAGCATCCAGGACTGCTCTTTAGGTGAGTTGAAATCACTGTACTGAATGGAGTTGTTCAGGTAGATCGAGTCCGCCTGGCGCAAGTAGTCAAAGTCGTTGTTACCGTTGTTTCGCTGATACGACGCCGTGACGGTGTGCGCGCCGAAGGCGACACCCAGGCTGGAGCTCCAGATGTTGTTGTTGAACTCGCCCAGCAACTCACGGCCTTCGTCGGTTGCCTTGTAATAGTTGAAGCTGGCCAGCAGCGCGACGATATCGGAGAGCGGATAGGTGGCCGACGCACCGAAGTAATGCTGGTTCCAGGCATCTTTGAGGCGGCTGGTGTACAGGCTAAGACTGATATTTTCATTCACGCTGTAGTCACCGCCTGCGTAGCCGAGCCAAGGCGCGTCTACGCCCCCGCCGTAGAAGGTGACGAAGTCTTCGTTCATGTTACTGGTGTTGGGCTGGCTCATCGCGTGCAAGCGGCCTCCCTGAAGGGTGAGGTCGTCCAGCGAGTTGTTCACAACGGTGACACCCTTGAAAGACTCCGGCAGCAGCCGAGAGTCGCCGAAGTGCACGACAGGTGTAGTGGGAAATACATCGCCGGCCTTGATCTCGGTGTCCAGCAAGCGTGCTTTCACCGCGCCCCCCACCCGTGTGAAGTCATCCTCAGGATCGCCAGCGCTGTCGTGGGGAAGCAGGTCGATGCTGCCGCCCACACCGGAGCGCCCCGAACCGGAGTCGAGCTTGAGGCCGAGCATGGCGAAAGCGTCGAAGCCAATCCCTACCGAGCCTTGGGTATATCCGGACTCGAAGAAGGCCATCAATCCGTGGGCCCATTCCTCGGAGTAGCCATTGCCGGCGGCACTCTCACCGTCGCGAAAATCCCGATTGAAATAGAAGTTGCGATTTATCAGCGATAGCGTGCTGCCTTCGATGAAGCCCTCGGCTGTTTCCGATTGGGCAAAGACCGGGGCGCTGCCCAATGCCAGTGAAAGGGCTGTCAGCGAAAAAACGGCCTTTTTGCTCATGATGATGCTCCTTATGTACGGCAGGTCAGTGCTCGAATGACGCCTTTCGCCTTTTTGTTTTTTAGCGCTTGGCCATGTTCTTCCCCTAGAGATGACGGCAGGATTAGCGGCAAATGACTATTTTGTAATCTGAGGAAGCCCAATCGCGCACTCCTTCGATTACAGATTTGTAATGTTGCGGTCACCAGGTCGTTATCCACACTTATTTAAAGTCACCACCCCATAGCCATCAGCTATCTCGCCGGCTTGGCAAGGCTGATAAAAACGCTTTCGTGTATTTGTCTACTAAATTCAGGGCGAATCACTATCGCAGTAGAGGTGCATGTATTCAGCGTCTTGGCGGGGTAGTTCTATGATTGGATTCGATATTTAAACCAGGAAGTCATCTTTTTGCCTTGGATGAGAAAAACAGTTCTGCTGTTGTTGCTAGCCCTTTTCCCATTGCAATCATCATGGGCAGTTGTAAGCACGAGTTGCAGTCATGAATATGGTTCGGCATCAAACCATCTTGGACATCATGAACATGCGCATGAATCTCTAGGTACGGACGAGGATGGATCGTCAAAAGCCGCAAAAAAAATCAGTCTGGATAGAGATTGTGTTTTCCATGGTGACCATATCAAGCCGCTTATAACGAAAGGGATCTGTACTGGTTCGGTATTATCAATGAGCTTGAAACCGTTTCTTTCTGCTAGCTACGCATCGGCTGAAGCGGGGCGTCCTGAGAAACCTAATTGGCGCATCAGTACAAAACCGGTGGGACGCCAAAGTAACCAGTAAGCGCCATTTATCTGTATCTTACGTCTCACCGAACCTTCCCTTTTTTAGGAGATTTCGGTGCGAAAAGTTCTTCTACCGCTGGGGTTGGCGACATTGTCGTGCAACCTTGCCTTTGCGCAGCCTTTAGAGTTGCCGACCTTCACACAGACCTTACCTGTCGGTGTGTCAAATACATTCCCCGTTGAGTCTGTCGATTCCATAAGCTTTCTACGCGCCTTGGAACTCGCTAGCTCTGCAAGCCCTGAACTGGCTGTTGCAAGACGTGAGCTGGCTGCTTCTCGCGCATTAATTAGCCAAGCCGGAGCACGTCCGAATCCAATATTGTCCGCTAGCCAGGAGGGAATCCGGGGCGATGCTCCGGAGACGACGCTTGAGCTGAGCCAAGAAATAGAGCTGGGCGGTAAACGTTCGGCTCGTATTGAGGCAGCGCAACGCGCCATGGACGTAGCGGCCGCTGACCTACAGGACGCTCAAGCTCGACTGAGGGGGGCAGTGATGGGCGCATATTACGATGTGCTTACTGCTCAAGAACGGCTGGAACTCGCCCAGGCTGCTTCAGATCTTGCGAAGCGAGCAGTGAACGTGGCCAATCGACGTGTGAGGGCCGGCATGGTCTCTCCCGTAGAGGAAACCCGGGCGCAGGTTGCGGCTACTGGCGTGCAAGTAGAGCTTGCCCAAGCCACAGCTGAACTCGAAGCTGCGCGCACTCGGCTGGCGGCCAACTGGGGAAATCCACAGCCACGCTTTGAGCGAGTAGAAGAGCCGGCAGAGGCAGTGCCTCCTCTTCCAGAGCTAGCTGAGCTTTACAGCCGTTTGAACGATTCCGCCCAACTAACCCGCGCGCGTCGGGAGGCTGAAAGACGTCGGGCTGCGTTGGAGCTGGAAAGGACGAATCGCTTTTCTAACGTGACGGTTAGCGTAGGTGCCCAACGCTCAGATGAATATAACGGCACGCTGGGACTGGTGAGTATCTCGATGCCCCTGCCGTTGTTTGATCGAAACCAAGGCAACATCGGAGCAGCGCAGGAACGGGCCTACCAGGCGCAGGACGAGCTCAACGCCGTCCATATACGCCTGAAAAGCGAACTTTCCCAAGCGCACATGCGGCTGCGCACTGCTCGCCAGCAGTTTGAACTGTTGCGCAACGATATGCTCCCCAGTGCCCAAAGCGCTTATGAAGCTGCCAGCAAGGGGTTCGAACTTGGAAAATTCACGTTCCTTGACGTACTGGATGCTCAACGCACGCTTTTCCAAGCCCGATCTCAGTATCTGTCTGCGCTATCACAAGCTAACCAGGCGGCGGCAGAAATCTCGCGAATTGTCGGCGATGGGTCGGCCGTTATCACCTCGGCCACTCAGCCATAAGGAATCCATATGAAAAGTAAATCGAATACATCTTCCTTGGCTGGTCACAAGAAGCAGATTTTTTGGATCGTCGTCATATTAAGCGTGGCACTTATGCTTGGCGGATTGCTTCTTCGCAGTAGTCCAACTGTGCCCGATGCGGGCGACGCACATAGCGAGCATGGTGACGAATCGGAGCATGAGGATGAAGGGCATTCGGATGAGGATGCAGAAGCAGAAGCAGAAGGAGATCATGGCCATGATGAAGGAGGCGCCGATAGCGATCACGAGGTCGGTGCGGCAGAGAAAGATGAGCATGACGATGGTCCTGAGGGAGCAGCGCACGCCGAAGCAGCAGAGGTTGAACTCTCCGAGACCCAAATCCTAGCCGCGGGCATCTCGCTGGCAACCGCTCAGCCTGCAAAGATACAAAGCGCAATCGAGCTGCCAGGTGAAATTACGTTTAACCAGGATCGCACAGCGCAAGTTGTGCCTCGTCTCTCAGGTGTCGTTGAAGCGGTCAAAGTCGATTTGGGCGAACAGGTGAAACAGGGGCAAGTACTTGCTGTGATCGCGAGTACAGACCTGTCGGAACGTAGAAGCGAGTTCTACGCGGCGCAAAAACGTCTTGCATTGGCTCAAAAAACCTATCGACGCGAAAAGGAGCTATGGGAAGAGCGTATTTCTGCGGAACAGGATTATTTACAGGCACAACAGGCTTTACGGGAAGCAGAGCTGACTGTTGCGAATGCAAACGCACAGCTACAAGCGCTTGGCAGTGATGCTGGCAAGCCAGACGCATTGAGCCGCTACGAACTCAGGGCGCCGTTCGATGGGATGATCGTTGAGAAGGACATCACGCTCGGTGAGTCAGTCAATACCGATGACCAGATATTCATCATTTCCGATCTCTCTACCGTTTGGGCAGATATCAGCGTTCCTGCCAATGCACTCAGCGCGGTACGAGTCGGCAGCAATGCCGTTATCGAGGCCACAGCATTCGAGTCCAGTGCCAATGGCACCGTTTCTTATGTCGGCTCACTTGTTGGTCAGCAAAGCCGCGCCGCTACCGCCCGGGTCACACTTCCCAACCCTGAAGGGGTTTGGCGCCCCGGCCTGTTCGTCAAAGTGCAGGTAGGCGCTGGCGAAGCATCCGTGCCAGTCGCAGTAAGTCCTGATGCGATCCACACATTGGAAGAAAAGCCGGTGGTGTTTGTACGGACCGACCATGGCTTTGCTGCTCAGCCAATCGTGAGTGGCCGCAGCGATAGTGAAGCGGTCGAAATCAAGGAAGGCCTCCAGGCCGGAGCGCGCTATGCCTTGGATAACAGCTTCATCATCAAGTCCGAGCTTGGCAAAGCCAGCGCCTCGCATGCTCACTGATACGGAGTTATAGAATCGTGTTCGAACGTATCATTCGTTTTTCTATCGAGCATCGCTGGTTGGTTATGCTAGCCGTGCTTGGCATGGCAGCGTTAGGAGCTTACAGCTACCAAAAGCTGCCTATCGATGCTGTCCCGGATATCACCAACGTACAGGTGCAAATCAACACTGCGGCGCCAGGTTATTCCCCGCTGGAAGTGGAGCAGCGTATTACCTACCCGCTCGAGACGGTAATGGCTGGGCTGCCCAAGCTCGAGCAGACACGATCCTTGTCTCGATATGGACTTTCTCAGATCACAGTTATTTTTGAGGAAGGCACTGACATCTATTTTGCCCGCCAACTTGTGAACGAGCGCCTGGGAGGGGCCAAAGATCAGCTCCCAGATGGCGTCACTCCAACACTTGGACCTATTTCCACTGGGCTTGGCGAAATCTATTTTTGGACGGTTGAAGCTGAGGAAGGTGCCACCAAATCGGACGGTACGCCGTATACCCCTGCTGACTTGCGTGAGATTCAAGATTGGATCATCAAACCGCAAGTCCGAAATGTACCTGGTGTTACTGAGATCAATACGATTGGAGGATATGCAAAGGAATATCAGATCGCCCCCAACCCAGACACTTTGCGGTCGTTTGGACTAACACTACAAGATTTGATCGAGGCGGTTGAGCAAAACAATAACAATCTAGGTGCCGGATATATTGAAAAGCGCGGCGAGCAGTATCTTGTTCGCGCGCCAGGGCAAATGCAGTCTGTGGAGGACATCCGCGATACCCTTATTAGCAACGTTGACGGTACCCCAGTGCGTATCCGCGACGTTGCGACGGTCAAGGTTGGAAAGGAGCTCCGCACTGGCGCAGCCACCGAGAATGGCCGCGAAGTGGTGCTAGGTACGGCTTTCATGCTTATCGGTGAAAATAGCCGGGTAGTTTCTAGGGCTGTCGATGACAAAATGAAAGAGATAAACCTTTCGCTTCCGGAGGGCGTAAAGGCGATTACTGTCTACGATCGTACTGTGCTCGTAGACAAAGCTATATCCACCGTTAAGAAGAACCTCACTGAAGGTGCCATTCTTGTTGTGGTTATACTTTTTCTCTTCTTGGGCAATATCCGTGCGGCGATCCTAACCGCACTTGTTATACCGCTGGCGATGCTCTTTACGTTCACCGGCATGGTAGCCAACGAGGTCAGCGCCAACCTGATGAGCTTAGGCGCATTGGATTTCGGCATCATTATCGATGGTGCCGTGGTGATTGTTGAGAACTGCGTGCGTCGACTTGCTCACGCTCAGTCCCATCACGGGCGGGCATTAACGCTGTCCGAACGGCTTCATGAAGTGTTCGCTGCGGCAAAGGAAGTGCGTCGACCTCTACTCTATGGGCAGCTGATCATTATGATCGTATATCTGCCGATATTCGCCCTTACAGGGGTCGAAGGTAAGATGTTCACGCCCATGGCGTTTACCGTAGTGACAGCGCTATTCGGGGCGATGATCCTCTCGGTGACGTTCGTCCCAGCAGCCGTTGCGCTATTTATCGGTAAGCGGGTTACGGAGAAGGAAAACTTTCTAATCCGCAATGCTAAACGGGCCTACGCACCTGCACTCGATGCGGTGATGGCCAACAAGCCAGCGGTTCTCACCTTTGCCGTAGTTGTAGTCATACTTTCCGGCCTCGTAGGGTCACGTATGGGCAGTGAATTCGTGCCTAGCCTCAACGAGGGGGACTTCGCTATCCAAGCCCTTCGTGTACCGGCTACCAGCCTTAGTCAGTCTGTCGAGATGCAGCAGCAGCTGGAACGAAAGCTTATGGACGAGTTTCCGGAGATCGAGCGGATTTTTGCGCGCACAGGCACTGCGGAGGTGGCATCCGATGCCATGCCACCAAATATCTCTGACGGGTACGTCATGCTGAAGCCTCAAGAACAATGGCCGGATCCAGGCAAGTCGCGCAATGAACTCTTAAGCGAGGTCCAAGCATCCGCCGCTGAGCTACCGGGCAATAACTACGAGTTTTCCCAGCCGATTCAACTGCGTTTCAACGAATTGATTTCCGGTGTTCGTGCCGCTGTAGCCGTGAAAATCTATGGTGATGACATGGACGTTCTTAACAGCACGGCGGCGGAAGTGTCCGAGGTGCTAGGACAAGTACCAGGCGCTTCAGAGGTTACGGTCGAGCAAACAACTGGTCTTCCTATGCTCACGATCGATATCGATCGCGATCAAATCGCACGATACGGCCTGAGTCTAGATACCGTACAGCAAGCGGTTGCAGTAGCCATCGGGGGCCGAGAGGCAGGCACCTTGTTTCAAGGAGACCGGCGTTTCGATATCGTAGTTCGTTTACCGGACGAGATACGCAGCGATCTCGCCGCAATTGAGCGGCTTCCAATTGCCCTTCCAAGGGAATTAAACAGCGCCATAAGTTATATCCCCCTCGGCGAGGTGGCCACCCTGGATTTGGCCCCCGGTCCGAATCAGATCAGTAGAGAGGAAGGGAAACGGCGAATTGTTGTCAGTGCAAACGTCCGTGGTCGGGACATTGGATCATTCGTATCCGAGGCAGAACAGAAAATCCAGGCTCAGGTAGATATCCCGGCAGGTTATTGGATCGATTGGGGCGGTACCTTTGAGCAGCTTGAATCGGCAACGAAGCGGCTGCAGATTGTCGTCCCCGTGGCGCTGCTCCTGGTCTTCATTCTGCTTTTCATGATGTTCAACAATGTCAAAGACGGCTTGTTGGTCTTTACCGGGATTCCATTTGCGCTCACGGGAGGCATTGTTGCGCTGTGGCTCAGAGATATCCCATTGTCCATTTCAGCAGGTGTTGGCTTTATTGCTCTGTCAGGCGTCGCAGTTCTAAATGGCCTGGTAATGATCTCCTTCATCCGTAGCCTACGGGAGCAAGGTTTGCCTCTGGACACCGCGATCCGCGAGGGCGCTCTTACCCGGCTACGCCCGGTATTGATGACGGCCCTAGTGGCTTCACTCGGGTTCGTTCCAATGGCCTTGAATGTGGGTACCGGTGCAGAGGTGCAGCGCCCCCTTGCGACGGTGGTAATCGGGGGGATTCTCTCCTCAACGGTGCTAACGCTATTAGTTTTGCCGTTGCTCTACCAGATGGCTCATCGGCGCGAAGACGAATTGGAGGAGCAAGAAATCGCGCTAGCCGCCGACAGAACGAGCTAGATATCGGATGGCGGTACACAACGCCCCGTTCTTGCTAGCAAGCAAGAACGGGGCGTGTTGATTATCGGAGCGCTAAGTTCATTAGCGGCGCAGCGGGCAGTACAGCCTTGGTGGCGCAGGTCTGATGCATCTAAGCGGTAAATAAGAAACTTGCTCGCGCTAAGTGCTATGACCTGCGCTACATACGCCTCCTCGACCTGATGGCTTTCACCCAAGGTGAGCTGACGAAGGATTATGCGAGCAGCGGCTGACCTGCCCTGGTTGGCAGCAAGGGGCGATAGCTACGACAACGCCCTGGCTGGAATGATCAGCAGGCTGTACAAGACCGAGCTGACACCTTCAATCATGCACGAACCGCGAGACCGCTGAGATGACGACCCCCGACATGGATGCGGGGTAGGCCACCAGCGTCTGTTCAGCTCACTCGATATGCTCCTTGCGAAGGCTAATAACAACAGATCAGGCGATGGCGGCCTGACTTAAACGAAACGGCTTTTATAAATCAAGGGCGATTCGCTGGTAGCGATGTTGCGGGCAAGTTATGGAAACAAAAAAGCGCCCCGAAGGCGCTTAGAGTGCAACTGCTTCCAAAGGAGCTTGGAAGCTGCCGGAGGCGAATATCGTTCAGATATGAAGCGGTTAGTCAGCTTTGGTTTCTTTCTTGCTTTCCGTATTGTTCTGATCTTGGCGGGTATCCTTAATCTGTAATTCGTCTATTTTTCGTTTGGCGGATTCGGTTCCGTGAATTCGTTTTTGATCTGCTCGGAATTTTTCATTAAATTTAATTGAGCGGTCATAGCCATCTTCTGCATAAGACAATGCGGAGCCGCAGATTACCAAACCAACAACAATAGCTTTCAACAGATTCATAGGGCAGTCCTCGCTAAATTCAAAGGTGGCTTGCTGAGCTTTCTCGCTGAGCCCTGCAGGTTCGAATGAATTTTGCGTGATTGAAGCTAACAGCAGCATGAGCCAAGCATTACATTATTGAAATGTAATGCTTCCATTGCGCGGTGACATGAGCGCCTTGCTTCGTCATGTCAGCACCGAGGCGCACCAATCTGCAAGGGCCTATCCTACGAAAAGAATGATTGGAAGATTACAATTTTGTCATCCTCGGATTGACGCCGTATCATCTATCATTAGCGAGCAACGTCGTTTAACGTTTGAGAGGGATCGGCCAGTTATCGGCAAGTTTCAGACGATAATGCACGAACTCGCTTGAGAGTGGTCCCATTTCTGTCAGTGTGGTTTGGAAGGCCAGATGGTATTGGTGCTAGTATTATCTATTACTTTTTTTGGGCTCCCTATCCTTGACTTATGTTATTTAAGGACGGTTAAAAACCAATGGCTCACGAACATAACCATAACACCGAAGCCATAGGCGATAAGCGTTTAATCGCTGCCATTGGCGTTAATACTGTGCTAACTCTGGCACAAGTTGTTGGAGGAATACTTTCTGGCAGTTTATCGCTCATAGCTGACGCGCTACATAACTTGAGCGATGCCGCATCACTGGTTATTGCGCTCATCGCACGTAAAATCGGTCGCAAACCGCCAGATGCTTTTAAAACCTTCGGCTACCGACGCAGTGAAACCATAGCGGCTTTGATTAACTTGGTCACGCTGATTATCGTTGGTCTCTACCTCATCTACGAAGCTATAGGTCGGTTTTTTGCCCCACAGCCCATTGAAGGATGGACAGTGGTCGTGGTGGCGGGAATAGCCTTGATTGTAGATGTCGTCACGGCCTTGCTCACCTACACAATGTCTAAGAATAGCATGAATATAAAGGCGGCATTCCTGCACAATGTGTCGGATGCGCTGGCCTCCGTCGGGGTTATTATTGCCGGAACATTGATTCTTCTGTATGGCTGGTACTGGACGGATACTGTCCTGACACTGATGATTGCTGGGTACGTGCTCTGGCAGGGCTTTAGCATGCTGCCTAAAACCATTCACTTGTTAATGGAGGGCGCACCAGAAGGAGTTTCCATCACTGATATAATCAATGTCATGGAGCAAGTGGACGACGTTGTGAGTGTTCACCACGTACATGTCTGGGAAATTGCCGAACATTCAACTGCATTGGAAGCTCACGTTGTCATCAAGAAGGCTAGCCTGCCCGAAATTGAACGAGTAAAGACTGATTTAAAACGAGTACTTCATGAGCAATTCAAAGTCAGCCACTCGACACTTGAAATGGAACTAGACGGCAGTGTTTGTATCGACACCAGGCAGGCCGACAGTCATCGCAGCGAAGCATAAGCCTGCTTTGCGCTCAACGCTGTTGCTAGACAGTTAGCTCGATATCAACCGGAGTGAACTTGTGACATCACTCGTTGCCGCTATGTCATCGACCAGAGACATGCTAGGGACAGTCTGAAAAAGACTTTCTGATTTTGGCAAAATAGCCGAACGCCACCCACCGAGTTTTCTGATGAAGCAGATGACCTTCGCCGATGCCGAGTACGCCGGCAAGCGCAAGCAGACCCGCAAAGAGCTGTTCCTGATCGAGATGGATCGGGTGGTGCCGTGGAAGGGGTTGATTGCCCTGATCGAGCCGCATTACCCCAAGGGTGAAGGTGGCCGTCCGGCGTACCCGTTGATGGCAATGCTGCGGGTTCATCTAATGCAAAACTGGTTCGGTTATAGCGATCCAGCGATGGAGGAGGCACTGTACGAGACCACCATCCTGCGGCAGTTCGCGGGGCTGAGCCTGGAGCGTATCCCCGACGAAACCACCATCCTCAACTTCCGTCGCCTGCTGGAGAAACACGAACTGGCTGCTGGCATCCTGGCCGTGATCAATGGCTACCTGGGTGACCGTGGCCTGTCGCTGCGCCAAGGCACCATCGTCGATGCCACGCTGATCAATGCGCCGAGTTCGACCAAGAACAAAGACGGCAAGCGCGACCCAGAGATGCACCAGACCAAGAAGGGCAACCAGTATTACTTTGGCATGAAGGCCCACATCGGCGTCGATGACGAATCGGGCCTGGTACATAGCGTGGTAGGTACGGCGGCTAACGTGGCGGACGTCACCCAGGTCGACAAGTTGCTGCATGGCGAGGAAAACGTGGTCTGCGCCGATGCGGGTTATACCGGCGTCGAGAAGCGTGCCGAGCATGATGGCCGCGAAGTGATTTGGCAGGTGGCAGCACGGCGCAGCACTTACAAAAAGCTGGGCAAGAGCAGCGCGCTGTACAAAGCCAGACGCAAGATCGAGAAAGCCAAGGCTCAGGTACGGGCCAAGGTTGAGCACCCGTTTCGGGTGATCAAGCGGCAGTTGGGGTTTGGGGAGCAATGGAACCAAAAACCAACGTAAGCTCTGAATCCCACCGTAAAGGGGCTTTCCGATCTCCAGCTCACCCGCCAGGCATTACTCTCTGATCAGTGCCTCGATGATCGGGCAGATCGTTCCGCCGTCTCCCGCATCACATTGCTGCACCAGTTCGCCTAACAGTTGCTGCATGACGACCAAGTCGGCCATCTTCTGCTCGATCAACGCGAGCTTGCGTGCAGCCCGTGCTCGCGTTTCGGCACAGGCGCACGACTCATCCAGCGTCAGCAGTCCACCGACTTCCGAGAGCGTGAAACCCAGCGCCTGAGCCCGCTTGATGAAACGCAGTCGCTTCACCATGTCCACCGGATAGCGCCGATGGCCACCCAAGGGTTTGGCTGGTTCATCCAGCAGCCCGCGTCGCTGGTAGTAGCGGATCGTCTCGACGTTCACCCCGGCGGCGTCTGCCAGCTTGCCAATGGTCAGCTCTGTGGCCATCACTTTCTCCTTGATTCCGTACTTTGGTACGGAGTTTAGAATAGCACCTAGGCAATCAGGCTCAGGAGATGGGAATGGGGATGC
Protein-coding regions in this window:
- the merR gene encoding Hg(II)-responsive transcriptional regulator, whose translation is MATELTIGKLADAAGVNVETIRYYQRRGLLDEPAKPLGGHRRYPVDMVKRLRFIKRAQALGFTLSEVGGLLTLDESCACAETRARAARKLALIEQKMADLVVMQQLLGELVQQCDAGDGGTICPIIEALIRE
- a CDS encoding OprD family porin — encoded protein: MSKKAVFSLTALSLALGSAPVFAQSETAEGFIEGSTLSLINRNFYFNRDFRDGESAAGNGYSEEWAHGLMAFFESGYTQGSVGIGFDAFAMLGLKLDSGSGRSGVGGSIDLLPHDSAGDPEDDFTRVGGAVKARLLDTEIKAGDVFPTTPVVHFGDSRLLPESFKGVTVVNNSLDDLTLQGGRLHAMSQPNTSNMNEDFVTFYGGGVDAPWLGYAGGDYSVNENISLSLYTSRLKDAWNQHYFGASATYPLSDIVALLASFNYYKATDEGRELLGEFNNNIWSSSLGVAFGAHTVTASYQRNNGNNDFDYLRQADSIYLNNSIQYSDFNSPKEQSWMLRYDLNMAEYGIPGLTFMTRYARGWGADYSNANEVYMRQDDNGAPLTGQNRWERDVEARYVVQTGSLKDLSLRVRQATTRATAFESDLDEVRFIAEYPLSIL
- a CDS encoding efflux RND transporter permease subunit, with the translated sequence MFERIIRFSIEHRWLVMLAVLGMAALGAYSYQKLPIDAVPDITNVQVQINTAAPGYSPLEVEQRITYPLETVMAGLPKLEQTRSLSRYGLSQITVIFEEGTDIYFARQLVNERLGGAKDQLPDGVTPTLGPISTGLGEIYFWTVEAEEGATKSDGTPYTPADLREIQDWIIKPQVRNVPGVTEINTIGGYAKEYQIAPNPDTLRSFGLTLQDLIEAVEQNNNNLGAGYIEKRGEQYLVRAPGQMQSVEDIRDTLISNVDGTPVRIRDVATVKVGKELRTGAATENGREVVLGTAFMLIGENSRVVSRAVDDKMKEINLSLPEGVKAITVYDRTVLVDKAISTVKKNLTEGAILVVVILFLFLGNIRAAILTALVIPLAMLFTFTGMVANEVSANLMSLGALDFGIIIDGAVVIVENCVRRLAHAQSHHGRALTLSERLHEVFAAAKEVRRPLLYGQLIIMIVYLPIFALTGVEGKMFTPMAFTVVTALFGAMILSVTFVPAAVALFIGKRVTEKENFLIRNAKRAYAPALDAVMANKPAVLTFAVVVVILSGLVGSRMGSEFVPSLNEGDFAIQALRVPATSLSQSVEMQQQLERKLMDEFPEIERIFARTGTAEVASDAMPPNISDGYVMLKPQEQWPDPGKSRNELLSEVQASAAELPGNNYEFSQPIQLRFNELISGVRAAVAVKIYGDDMDVLNSTAAEVSEVLGQVPGASEVTVEQTTGLPMLTIDIDRDQIARYGLSLDTVQQAVAVAIGGREAGTLFQGDRRFDIVVRLPDEIRSDLAAIERLPIALPRELNSAISYIPLGEVATLDLAPGPNQISREEGKRRIVVSANVRGRDIGSFVSEAEQKIQAQVDIPAGYWIDWGGTFEQLESATKRLQIVVPVALLLVFILLFMMFNNVKDGLLVFTGIPFALTGGIVALWLRDIPLSISAGVGFIALSGVAVLNGLVMISFIRSLREQGLPLDTAIREGALTRLRPVLMTALVASLGFVPMALNVGTGAEVQRPLATVVIGGILSSTVLTLLVLPLLYQMAHRREDELEEQEIALAADRTS
- a CDS encoding efflux RND transporter periplasmic adaptor subunit; translation: MKSKSNTSSLAGHKKQIFWIVVILSVALMLGGLLLRSSPTVPDAGDAHSEHGDESEHEDEGHSDEDAEAEAEGDHGHDEGGADSDHEVGAAEKDEHDDGPEGAAHAEAAEVELSETQILAAGISLATAQPAKIQSAIELPGEITFNQDRTAQVVPRLSGVVEAVKVDLGEQVKQGQVLAVIASTDLSERRSEFYAAQKRLALAQKTYRREKELWEERISAEQDYLQAQQALREAELTVANANAQLQALGSDAGKPDALSRYELRAPFDGMIVEKDITLGESVNTDDQIFIISDLSTVWADISVPANALSAVRVGSNAVIEATAFESSANGTVSYVGSLVGQQSRAATARVTLPNPEGVWRPGLFVKVQVGAGEASVPVAVSPDAIHTLEEKPVVFVRTDHGFAAQPIVSGRSDSEAVEIKEGLQAGARYALDNSFIIKSELGKASASHAH
- a CDS encoding cation diffusion facilitator family transporter, producing MAHEHNHNTEAIGDKRLIAAIGVNTVLTLAQVVGGILSGSLSLIADALHNLSDAASLVIALIARKIGRKPPDAFKTFGYRRSETIAALINLVTLIIVGLYLIYEAIGRFFAPQPIEGWTVVVVAGIALIVDVVTALLTYTMSKNSMNIKAAFLHNVSDALASVGVIIAGTLILLYGWYWTDTVLTLMIAGYVLWQGFSMLPKTIHLLMEGAPEGVSITDIINVMEQVDDVVSVHHVHVWEIAEHSTALEAHVVIKKASLPEIERVKTDLKRVLHEQFKVSHSTLEMELDGSVCIDTRQADSHRSEA
- a CDS encoding TolC family protein, which gives rise to MRKVLLPLGLATLSCNLAFAQPLELPTFTQTLPVGVSNTFPVESVDSISFLRALELASSASPELAVARRELAASRALISQAGARPNPILSASQEGIRGDAPETTLELSQEIELGGKRSARIEAAQRAMDVAAADLQDAQARLRGAVMGAYYDVLTAQERLELAQAASDLAKRAVNVANRRVRAGMVSPVEETRAQVAATGVQVELAQATAELEAARTRLAANWGNPQPRFERVEEPAEAVPPLPELAELYSRLNDSAQLTRARREAERRRAALELERTNRFSNVTVSVGAQRSDEYNGTLGLVSISMPLPLFDRNQGNIGAAQERAYQAQDELNAVHIRLKSELSQAHMRLRTARQQFELLRNDMLPSAQSAYEAASKGFELGKFTFLDVLDAQRTLFQARSQYLSALSQANQAAAEISRIVGDGSAVITSATQP